One stretch of Centroberyx gerrardi isolate f3 chromosome 13, fCenGer3.hap1.cur.20231027, whole genome shotgun sequence DNA includes these proteins:
- the LOC139931591 gene encoding solute carrier family 12 member 9-like isoform X3: MTEKAPLLHYRLTAAKEPDGVSRPTGVTVEKHGRRPKGKTAAKLGVVFGVVIPTLLSMFSVVVFLRIGFVVGQAGLYQSIGMFLVAYLIITMTVLSVCAISTNGALDAGGAYYMISRALGPEFGGSIGIMFFFANVCGSALYILGLVEAIISAFGIPEDVAADVAGPHQVLPSGYWWSLLYGTALLFLCLVVCLVGAHIYAKATFIIFIIVVTVLATIFISFLIVGPRVVMLSDTSGVNMTGPISGNYTGLRLHTLESNLWSDYTVDYTTGAMMSFVTVFAVMFNGCTGIMAGSNMSGDLKNPSYSIPRGTLAAVLITFITYNLLSLLAAWSCDRRLLQRNYSFLGDINIWQPLVTTGIYCSTISAAMSNLIGASRILYALSKDDLFGGVLALARKTSLSGNPWASVLISWCLVQVVLFSGKLNTIAGIVTIFFLLVYAAVDLACLALEWASAPNFRPSFRYFTWHTCVLGILGCLVMMFLISAIYAFASIAFMLLLLMLIHYLCPTSNWGYISQALIFHQVRKYLLMLDVRKDHVKFWRPQVLLMVANPRSCTGLITFINDLKKSGLYVLGHVQMGLLDGLPSDPLQSCYDSWLSLVDHLNIKAFVNLTLADSVRHGVQNLLFITGFGGMRPNTLVLGFYDDCTPEDNLQGKIHLSTGHGLDAVSPTKNPREQRPPFFPTLRGVEETKDLQEEEYVSVIADTVKMGKNVALARYFNQFNREEIFGMGPFVDVWPLNLLRPDSCGYVDTCSLFLLQLACVLHESRAWSQTRLRLFLCVEAGWSLQEEEEAKLRVMLKELRISAQVQTVAWDQVVALHWQRRGERGAGNREQPGEDEERDGNEKEEEAEKQEQEEESIQRFPNNAAQLTDEYICAVNNLIRQHGAPPPAVRFLYLPRPPADTSRYLAYLHQLDLLSRDLGPTLLIHGVTPVVTTDL; this comes from the exons ATGACAGAAAAGGCTCCTCTTCTCCACTACCGACTCACCGCCGCCAAGGAGCCGGACGGTGTGTCCCGTCCCACCGGGGTCACGGTGGAGAAACACGGCCGCCGCCCAAAGGGCAAAACCGCCGCGAAGCTAGGCGTGGTTTTTGGAGTTGTTATCCCGACTTTACTGTCTATGTTTAGCGTTGTCGTGTTCCTGAGAATCG GATTTGTCGTGGGTCAAGCGGGGCTCTACCAATCCATTGGCATGTTCCTGGTGGCCTACTTAATCATTACCAtgactgtcctctctgtctgtgccaTCTCCACCAACGGGGCTTTAGATGCTGGAGGTGCCTACT ACATGATCAGTCGAGCCTTGGGTCCAGAGTTCGGCGGCAGCATTGGGattatgtttttctttgccAATGTGTGTGGCAGCGCTCTCTATATTTTGGGCCTGGTTGAAGCTATCATCTCTGCATTTGGCATCCCAGAAG ATGTTGCAGCAGACGTTGCAGGACCTCATCAGGTGTTGCCGTCAGGATACTGGTGGTCACTGCTCTATGGCACCGccctgctcttcctctgtctcgTCGTCTGCCTG GTGGGAGCCCACATCTATGCCAAAGCCACCtttatcatcttcatcattgTCGTGACCGTCCTGGCTACCATCTTCATCAGTTTCCTCATTGTGGGGCCCAGAGTTGTGATGCTGTCTGACACTTCTGGTGTCAACATGACCGGCCCGATCAGCGGCAACTACACAGGCCTCCGGCTCCACACTTTAGAGAGCAACCTATGGT CTGACTACACAGTAGACTACACTACCGGTGCCATGATGAGTTTTGTCACGGTGTTTGCTGTCATGTTCAACGGCTGCACTGGAATCATGGCTGGCTCCAACATGTCAG GTGACCTGAAAAACCCCAGCTATTCCATCCCAAGAGGAACCCTGGCAGCAGTGCTCATAACCTTCATCACATACAATCTCCTTAGTCTGCTGGCAGCTTGGTCCTGTGACCG CCGCCTCCTCCAAAGAAATTACAGTTTCCTTGGGGACATCAATATCTGGCAGCCCCTGGTGACAACGGGCATCTACTGCTCCACCATATCTGCTGCCATGAGTAACCTCATAGGAGCCTCCAGGATCCTCTATGCCCTGTCCAAAGATGACCTGTTTG GTGGCGTCCTGGCTCTGGCGAGGAAAACGTCTCTGAGTGGCAACCCCTGGGCCTCAGTGCTCATCTCCTGGTGTCTTGTACAG GTGGTGCTGTTTTCTGGGAAATTGAACACCATTGCCGGAATTGTAACTATCTTCTTCTTGTTGGTCTATGCTGCTGTGGACCTGGCCTGTTTGGCCCTGGAATGGGCTTCAGCACCCAATTTCAG aCCCTCATTCCGTTACTTCACCTGGCATACCTGCGTTCTGGGCATCCTTGGCTGCCTGGTCATGATGTTCCTGATCAGTGCCATTTATGCCTTTGCCAGCATAGCCTTCATGCTGCTGCTCTTAATGCTTATCCACTACCTCTGTCCCACCAGCAACTGGGGCTACATCAGCCAGGCCCTCATCTTTCACCAG GTGCGTAAATACCTGTTGATGCTAGATGTGCGAAAGGACCATGTGAAGTTCTGGAGGCCCCAGGTGCTGCTGATGGTGGCAAACCCACGCAGCTGTACAGGCCTCATCACCTTCATAAATGACCTGAAGAAGAGTGGCCTCTATGTGCTGGGACACGTCCAGATGGGGTTACTGG ATGGGTTGCCCTCTGACCCCCTGCAGAGCTGTTATGACTCATGGCTGTCTCTAGTGGACCATCTCAACATCAAGGCCTTCGTCAACCTCACCCTGGCCGACTCTGTCCGACACGGAGTCCAGAACCTGCTCTTCATCACAGGCTTTG GTGGAATGAGGCCGAACACGCTGGTCTTGGGTTTCTATGATGACTGCACCCCTGAAGACAATCTCCAAGGCAAAATTCACCTGTCTACAGGCCACGGCTTGGATGCAGTGAGCCCAACCAAGAACCCCAGAGAACAACGCCCCCCCTTCTTCCCAACTCTGAGGGGAGTCGAGGAAACCAAAGACCTCCAGGAAGAGGAATATGTGTCGGTGATTGCTGACACTGTcaaaatggggaaaaatgtGGCACTGGCCCGTTACTTCAACCAGTTCAACCGGGAGGAGATCTTTGG GATGGGGCCATTTGTTGATGTGTGGCCTCTGAACCTCCTTCGACCAGACAGCTGTGGCTATGTGGACACCTGCTCACTGTTCCTGTTGCAGCTGGCCTGCGTGCTTCATGAGTCCCGCGCCTGGAGCCAGACGAGACTGCGCCTCTTTCTGTGCGTGGAGGCCGGGTGgagcctgcaggaggaggaggaggcgaagCTCCGGGTGATGCTGAAGGAGCTGAGGATCTCGGCTCAGGTGCAGACGGTGGCCTGGGACCAGGTGGTGGCGCTGCACTGgcagagacgaggagagaggggggcggggaATCGAGAACAAcctggagaggatgaggagagggacgggaatgaaaaggaagaggaggctgagaagcaagagcaggaggaggagagtatACAGAGGTTCCCCAACAATGCTGCGCAGCTGACGGATGAATATATCTGTGCTGTCAACAATCTGATTCGTCAGCATGGAGCTCCTCCCCCTGCTGTACGTTTCCTGTACTTGCCCCGCCCACCAGCAGACACAAGCCGTTACCTGGCCTACCTGCACCAGCTGGACCTGCTGAGTCGAGACCTGGGACCTACACTGCTCATCCACGGGGTAACTCCTGTGGTCACTACTGACCTCTAG
- the LOC139931591 gene encoding solute carrier family 12 member 9-like isoform X2: protein MTEKAPLLHYRLTAAKEPDGVSRPTGVTVEKHGRRPKGKTAAKLGVVFGVVIPTLLSMFSVVVFLRIGFVVGQAGLYQSIGMFLVAYLIITMTVLSVCAISTNGALDAGGAYYMISRALGPEFGGSIGIMFFFANVCGSALYILGLVEAIISAFGIPEADVAGPHQVLPSGYWWSLLYGTALLFLCLVVCLVGAHIYAKATFIIFIIVVTVLATIFISFLIVGPRVVMLSDTSGVNMTGPISGNYTGLRLHTLESNLWSDYTVDYTTGAMMSFVTVFAVMFNGCTGIMAGSNMSGDLKNPSYSIPRGTLAAVLITFITYNLLSLLAAWSCDRRLLQRNYSFLGDINIWQPLVTTGIYCSTISAAMSNLIGASRILYALSKDDLFGGVLALARKTSLSGNPWASVLISWCLVQVVLFSGKLNTIAGIVTIFFLLVYAAVDLACLALEWASAPNFRPSFRYFTWHTCVLGILGCLVMMFLISAIYAFASIAFMLLLLMLIHYLCPTSNWGYISQALIFHQVRKYLLMLDVRKDHVKFWRPQVLLMVANPRSCTGLITFINDLKKSGLYVLGHVQMGLLDGLPSDPLQSCYDSWLSLVDHLNIKAFVNLTLADSVRHGVQNLLFITGFGGMRPNTLVLGFYDDCTPEDNLQGKIHLSTGHGLDAVSPTKNPREQRPPFFPTLRGVEETKDLQEEEYVSVIADTVKMGKNVALARYFNQFNREEIFGSGRKVGCHRGRMGPFVDVWPLNLLRPDSCGYVDTCSLFLLQLACVLHESRAWSQTRLRLFLCVEAGWSLQEEEEAKLRVMLKELRISAQVQTVAWDQVVALHWQRRGERGAGNREQPGEDEERDGNEKEEEAEKQEQEEESIQRFPNNAAQLTDEYICAVNNLIRQHGAPPPAVRFLYLPRPPADTSRYLAYLHQLDLLSRDLGPTLLIHGVTPVVTTDL, encoded by the exons ATGACAGAAAAGGCTCCTCTTCTCCACTACCGACTCACCGCCGCCAAGGAGCCGGACGGTGTGTCCCGTCCCACCGGGGTCACGGTGGAGAAACACGGCCGCCGCCCAAAGGGCAAAACCGCCGCGAAGCTAGGCGTGGTTTTTGGAGTTGTTATCCCGACTTTACTGTCTATGTTTAGCGTTGTCGTGTTCCTGAGAATCG GATTTGTCGTGGGTCAAGCGGGGCTCTACCAATCCATTGGCATGTTCCTGGTGGCCTACTTAATCATTACCAtgactgtcctctctgtctgtgccaTCTCCACCAACGGGGCTTTAGATGCTGGAGGTGCCTACT ACATGATCAGTCGAGCCTTGGGTCCAGAGTTCGGCGGCAGCATTGGGattatgtttttctttgccAATGTGTGTGGCAGCGCTCTCTATATTTTGGGCCTGGTTGAAGCTATCATCTCTGCATTTGGCATCCCAGAAG CAGACGTTGCAGGACCTCATCAGGTGTTGCCGTCAGGATACTGGTGGTCACTGCTCTATGGCACCGccctgctcttcctctgtctcgTCGTCTGCCTG GTGGGAGCCCACATCTATGCCAAAGCCACCtttatcatcttcatcattgTCGTGACCGTCCTGGCTACCATCTTCATCAGTTTCCTCATTGTGGGGCCCAGAGTTGTGATGCTGTCTGACACTTCTGGTGTCAACATGACCGGCCCGATCAGCGGCAACTACACAGGCCTCCGGCTCCACACTTTAGAGAGCAACCTATGGT CTGACTACACAGTAGACTACACTACCGGTGCCATGATGAGTTTTGTCACGGTGTTTGCTGTCATGTTCAACGGCTGCACTGGAATCATGGCTGGCTCCAACATGTCAG GTGACCTGAAAAACCCCAGCTATTCCATCCCAAGAGGAACCCTGGCAGCAGTGCTCATAACCTTCATCACATACAATCTCCTTAGTCTGCTGGCAGCTTGGTCCTGTGACCG CCGCCTCCTCCAAAGAAATTACAGTTTCCTTGGGGACATCAATATCTGGCAGCCCCTGGTGACAACGGGCATCTACTGCTCCACCATATCTGCTGCCATGAGTAACCTCATAGGAGCCTCCAGGATCCTCTATGCCCTGTCCAAAGATGACCTGTTTG GTGGCGTCCTGGCTCTGGCGAGGAAAACGTCTCTGAGTGGCAACCCCTGGGCCTCAGTGCTCATCTCCTGGTGTCTTGTACAG GTGGTGCTGTTTTCTGGGAAATTGAACACCATTGCCGGAATTGTAACTATCTTCTTCTTGTTGGTCTATGCTGCTGTGGACCTGGCCTGTTTGGCCCTGGAATGGGCTTCAGCACCCAATTTCAG aCCCTCATTCCGTTACTTCACCTGGCATACCTGCGTTCTGGGCATCCTTGGCTGCCTGGTCATGATGTTCCTGATCAGTGCCATTTATGCCTTTGCCAGCATAGCCTTCATGCTGCTGCTCTTAATGCTTATCCACTACCTCTGTCCCACCAGCAACTGGGGCTACATCAGCCAGGCCCTCATCTTTCACCAG GTGCGTAAATACCTGTTGATGCTAGATGTGCGAAAGGACCATGTGAAGTTCTGGAGGCCCCAGGTGCTGCTGATGGTGGCAAACCCACGCAGCTGTACAGGCCTCATCACCTTCATAAATGACCTGAAGAAGAGTGGCCTCTATGTGCTGGGACACGTCCAGATGGGGTTACTGG ATGGGTTGCCCTCTGACCCCCTGCAGAGCTGTTATGACTCATGGCTGTCTCTAGTGGACCATCTCAACATCAAGGCCTTCGTCAACCTCACCCTGGCCGACTCTGTCCGACACGGAGTCCAGAACCTGCTCTTCATCACAGGCTTTG GTGGAATGAGGCCGAACACGCTGGTCTTGGGTTTCTATGATGACTGCACCCCTGAAGACAATCTCCAAGGCAAAATTCACCTGTCTACAGGCCACGGCTTGGATGCAGTGAGCCCAACCAAGAACCCCAGAGAACAACGCCCCCCCTTCTTCCCAACTCTGAGGGGAGTCGAGGAAACCAAAGACCTCCAGGAAGAGGAATATGTGTCGGTGATTGCTGACACTGTcaaaatggggaaaaatgtGGCACTGGCCCGTTACTTCAACCAGTTCAACCGGGAGGAGATCTTTGGGTCGGGGCGAAAGGTTGGGTGTCACCGTGGCAGGATGGGGCCATTTGTTGATGTGTGGCCTCTGAACCTCCTTCGACCAGACAGCTGTGGCTATGTGGACACCTGCTCACTGTTCCTGTTGCAGCTGGCCTGCGTGCTTCATGAGTCCCGCGCCTGGAGCCAGACGAGACTGCGCCTCTTTCTGTGCGTGGAGGCCGGGTGgagcctgcaggaggaggaggaggcgaagCTCCGGGTGATGCTGAAGGAGCTGAGGATCTCGGCTCAGGTGCAGACGGTGGCCTGGGACCAGGTGGTGGCGCTGCACTGgcagagacgaggagagaggggggcggggaATCGAGAACAAcctggagaggatgaggagagggacgggaatgaaaaggaagaggaggctgagaagcaagagcaggaggaggagagtatACAGAGGTTCCCCAACAATGCTGCGCAGCTGACGGATGAATATATCTGTGCTGTCAACAATCTGATTCGTCAGCATGGAGCTCCTCCCCCTGCTGTACGTTTCCTGTACTTGCCCCGCCCACCAGCAGACACAAGCCGTTACCTGGCCTACCTGCACCAGCTGGACCTGCTGAGTCGAGACCTGGGACCTACACTGCTCATCCACGGGGTAACTCCTGTGGTCACTACTGACCTCTAG
- the LOC139931591 gene encoding solute carrier family 12 member 9-like isoform X5, which yields MTEKAPLLHYRLTAAKEPDGVSRPTGVTVEKHGRRPKGKTAAKLGVVFGVVIPTLLSMFSVVVFLRIGFVVGQAGLYQSIGMFLVAYLIITMTVLSVCAISTNGALDAGGAYYMISRALGPEFGGSIGIMFFFANVCGSALYILGLVEAIISAFGIPEADVAGPHQVLPSGYWWSLLYGTALLFLCLVVCLVGAHIYAKATFIIFIIVVTVLATIFISFLIVGPRVVMLSDTSGVNMTGPISGNYTGLRLHTLESNLWSDYTVDYTTGAMMSFVTVFAVMFNGCTGIMAGSNMSGDLKNPSYSIPRGTLAAVLITFITYNLLSLLAAWSCDRRLLQRNYSFLGDINIWQPLVTTGIYCSTISAAMSNLIGASRILYALSKDDLFGGVLALARKTSLSGNPWASVLISWCLVQVVLFSGKLNTIAGIVTIFFLLVYAAVDLACLALEWASAPNFRPSFRYFTWHTCVLGILGCLVMMFLISAIYAFASIAFMLLLLMLIHYLCPTSNWGYISQALIFHQVRKYLLMLDVRKDHVKFWRPQVLLMVANPRSCTGLITFINDLKKSGLYVLGHVQMGLLDGLPSDPLQSCYDSWLSLVDHLNIKAFVNLTLADSVRHGVQNLLFITGFGGMRPNTLVLGFYDDCTPEDNLQGKIHLSTGHGLDAVSPTKNPREQRPPFFPTLRGVEETKDLQEEEYVSVIADTVKMGKNVALARYFNQFNREEIFGSGRKVGCHRGRMGPFVDVWPLNLLRPDSCGYVDTCSLFLLQLACVLHESRAWSQTRLRLFLCVEAGWSLQEEEEAKLRVMLKELRISAQVQTVAWDQVVALHWQRRGERGLTDEYICAVNNLIRQHGAPPPAVRFLYLPRPPADTSRYLAYLHQLDLLSRDLGPTLLIHGVTPVVTTDL from the exons ATGACAGAAAAGGCTCCTCTTCTCCACTACCGACTCACCGCCGCCAAGGAGCCGGACGGTGTGTCCCGTCCCACCGGGGTCACGGTGGAGAAACACGGCCGCCGCCCAAAGGGCAAAACCGCCGCGAAGCTAGGCGTGGTTTTTGGAGTTGTTATCCCGACTTTACTGTCTATGTTTAGCGTTGTCGTGTTCCTGAGAATCG GATTTGTCGTGGGTCAAGCGGGGCTCTACCAATCCATTGGCATGTTCCTGGTGGCCTACTTAATCATTACCAtgactgtcctctctgtctgtgccaTCTCCACCAACGGGGCTTTAGATGCTGGAGGTGCCTACT ACATGATCAGTCGAGCCTTGGGTCCAGAGTTCGGCGGCAGCATTGGGattatgtttttctttgccAATGTGTGTGGCAGCGCTCTCTATATTTTGGGCCTGGTTGAAGCTATCATCTCTGCATTTGGCATCCCAGAAG CAGACGTTGCAGGACCTCATCAGGTGTTGCCGTCAGGATACTGGTGGTCACTGCTCTATGGCACCGccctgctcttcctctgtctcgTCGTCTGCCTG GTGGGAGCCCACATCTATGCCAAAGCCACCtttatcatcttcatcattgTCGTGACCGTCCTGGCTACCATCTTCATCAGTTTCCTCATTGTGGGGCCCAGAGTTGTGATGCTGTCTGACACTTCTGGTGTCAACATGACCGGCCCGATCAGCGGCAACTACACAGGCCTCCGGCTCCACACTTTAGAGAGCAACCTATGGT CTGACTACACAGTAGACTACACTACCGGTGCCATGATGAGTTTTGTCACGGTGTTTGCTGTCATGTTCAACGGCTGCACTGGAATCATGGCTGGCTCCAACATGTCAG GTGACCTGAAAAACCCCAGCTATTCCATCCCAAGAGGAACCCTGGCAGCAGTGCTCATAACCTTCATCACATACAATCTCCTTAGTCTGCTGGCAGCTTGGTCCTGTGACCG CCGCCTCCTCCAAAGAAATTACAGTTTCCTTGGGGACATCAATATCTGGCAGCCCCTGGTGACAACGGGCATCTACTGCTCCACCATATCTGCTGCCATGAGTAACCTCATAGGAGCCTCCAGGATCCTCTATGCCCTGTCCAAAGATGACCTGTTTG GTGGCGTCCTGGCTCTGGCGAGGAAAACGTCTCTGAGTGGCAACCCCTGGGCCTCAGTGCTCATCTCCTGGTGTCTTGTACAG GTGGTGCTGTTTTCTGGGAAATTGAACACCATTGCCGGAATTGTAACTATCTTCTTCTTGTTGGTCTATGCTGCTGTGGACCTGGCCTGTTTGGCCCTGGAATGGGCTTCAGCACCCAATTTCAG aCCCTCATTCCGTTACTTCACCTGGCATACCTGCGTTCTGGGCATCCTTGGCTGCCTGGTCATGATGTTCCTGATCAGTGCCATTTATGCCTTTGCCAGCATAGCCTTCATGCTGCTGCTCTTAATGCTTATCCACTACCTCTGTCCCACCAGCAACTGGGGCTACATCAGCCAGGCCCTCATCTTTCACCAG GTGCGTAAATACCTGTTGATGCTAGATGTGCGAAAGGACCATGTGAAGTTCTGGAGGCCCCAGGTGCTGCTGATGGTGGCAAACCCACGCAGCTGTACAGGCCTCATCACCTTCATAAATGACCTGAAGAAGAGTGGCCTCTATGTGCTGGGACACGTCCAGATGGGGTTACTGG ATGGGTTGCCCTCTGACCCCCTGCAGAGCTGTTATGACTCATGGCTGTCTCTAGTGGACCATCTCAACATCAAGGCCTTCGTCAACCTCACCCTGGCCGACTCTGTCCGACACGGAGTCCAGAACCTGCTCTTCATCACAGGCTTTG GTGGAATGAGGCCGAACACGCTGGTCTTGGGTTTCTATGATGACTGCACCCCTGAAGACAATCTCCAAGGCAAAATTCACCTGTCTACAGGCCACGGCTTGGATGCAGTGAGCCCAACCAAGAACCCCAGAGAACAACGCCCCCCCTTCTTCCCAACTCTGAGGGGAGTCGAGGAAACCAAAGACCTCCAGGAAGAGGAATATGTGTCGGTGATTGCTGACACTGTcaaaatggggaaaaatgtGGCACTGGCCCGTTACTTCAACCAGTTCAACCGGGAGGAGATCTTTGGGTCGGGGCGAAAGGTTGGGTGTCACCGTGGCAGGATGGGGCCATTTGTTGATGTGTGGCCTCTGAACCTCCTTCGACCAGACAGCTGTGGCTATGTGGACACCTGCTCACTGTTCCTGTTGCAGCTGGCCTGCGTGCTTCATGAGTCCCGCGCCTGGAGCCAGACGAGACTGCGCCTCTTTCTGTGCGTGGAGGCCGGGTGgagcctgcaggaggaggaggaggcgaagCTCCGGGTGATGCTGAAGGAGCTGAGGATCTCGGCTCAGGTGCAGACGGTGGCCTGGGACCAGGTGGTGGCGCTGCACTGgcagagacgaggagagaggggg CTGACGGATGAATATATCTGTGCTGTCAACAATCTGATTCGTCAGCATGGAGCTCCTCCCCCTGCTGTACGTTTCCTGTACTTGCCCCGCCCACCAGCAGACACAAGCCGTTACCTGGCCTACCTGCACCAGCTGGACCTGCTGAGTCGAGACCTGGGACCTACACTGCTCATCCACGGGGTAACTCCTGTGGTCACTACTGACCTCTAG